A segment of the Dermacentor andersoni chromosome 5, qqDerAnde1_hic_scaffold, whole genome shotgun sequence genome:
GACTGTAgattccggaactaacagtgatcaccttcctataatttttgaactgcttactccGTTAACTAGTTTAAATGATAATATGCGTACTTTTGTTAACTACGAAAAATTTTAAAATGctttaaaatcagctttacaagcccaggagggcatggagagggatattaaagcaatgagccttTGTTCAATACTaaaacagtaataaaaaaaagctcAATTTGCTGTGAAATCTTATGAGgatggatcatattgtccctggtggaattctgagtgCGAgtgagattttagacgtagaaaagctgcatggaaaaagcttttatacaaccagtgtcctgttaattgggctgattatacatatatagctaccacatttaaacgaacagactcaaaagctaaggagcatTACGATTCCAGGCACTACACATAGCTTTCGAAGTCTAGCAATTAAAAAGCCCTGTTTAAGCTTCTTCGATCTCGCAAAGCTATACCGGCCCCCGTGAACGTCGaatctgtcgttctatcaacaaaagagttatcagaatcacttgagaaaactgctcaaggacttgcgcgacgtttcaCACATAAATTGCCAATAGGACTAAAACATCCCTTGGTAGACGACTTTGtagcagtaacagcgacagagcttgaaggAATTATTAATTCTTTGCCGGCGTCAGCCCCCAGTCCAGGtgaaattacaacaggaatgctaaaagctGTATTTGATCATGCGCCTCAGGACctactaaacataataaatttctctctcaagaattcatgggttccaagagagtggagagtagctaaaagtatcccactattaaagaaaaaatcatccGGACTTGACTTATAAAACATAAGACCAATTACTCTTACCTCAAATGTGGTCAAATAATAGAAAgggttcttcacggccgtataacaaatcTTATGCAGGATAATAGccttctcagtccttgtcagattggatttcgtccggGCCACACCATATGGTGCAcccatgtagatttagagagctgcattaaacttgctcgccgcaaacgagagtacgcagctttggtgacgctagatttagcaaaagcatacgactctgtagaacattgcaTTCTATTTGATAAGCTACACTCTACaaatttcccaaaatatataaccgcttggatttctgaatttataagggatagagagttttattgtcaccaacacggtatttcgacgtctaaacacaagcagacaagaggtgcaccacagggttccgttctttcccctattattatttaacattttgctaagcaccattcctttgtctccggaagtacatgtttatgtttatgcggacgatatcgcatttttttccTCCGCAAGCAATTTACATTCTCTACAACAGTCCTTGcaaaattacttaggaatgctggaaacatggctagagagattaagtatgtcattaaatattagcaaaagtgcggtcttagtattcccattaactgcacaggtacatatatctttgcaataccgacaggaaatcattcctcaagttgacgaagtcaggtaccttggtgttatttacgatggcgaacttacctggcgcagtcacatggaacatattaaaacaaaggcagaacgagccgtagctatgcttcgccggctcagccaccgccgCTCtcgactacgcagggataccttactgattatTTAtgaaatgtatgttcggcccatattagaatttggctgcgtaatattttccggtggccccgcctacaaaattaagcatttcatacttttagaaagacaAGCCCTACGGTtatgcctcgggcttcctagatttgttgccaacgctgttttatatcaggaagctcatatacccaccctagattgcagattccgcaggcttacggttcagacattttaaaaaatttatgcttttatcactgaaccATATGAGTTTTTTCAGGTATCGGGGTCaagattccacagtcctcagataTTATTTGTGCAAGCACTGTGACAACAATTGGAtgtgtccatacgccaagtttgtcattcaaatgatgacttaacagacctcaaaattgagttcgaggacatatttccgaaTCATGCGAAACTGTTACCAAGGTGAGATTTAATCAATATCTTACACGACCACCTACACCAACTAACCACTGAAAATGTAATAGccactgacgcttctgtgtgcaatgagaagtcTGGAGTGGGGATCGTCTCTGAATCTCTACAATGGTCTTAtatactcccttcgccttcccgatttcacacctatatttcaagcagaattattagcgattatattagcgttacgaaaactcccccaaaacgacccattagctgttattgtgaccgactcgctatatATATGTGCAGCACTTACTGCATCTTTAGATACAAGAATTCAAAAAACATTtagttcgatggtacctccgtacttacggaaagtatgtttgctttgggtaccgggacatcatgggttacacttgaatgacatggccgattcactcgcacgagcatccctcaacggccctatcatatctgttttgccgacatcagctcatgtcaccgcggctaggtacagaaattttgctatatctcaaaactctgcaacaTCCATACTAATAtaccgtcttctgatttccaccatctaGGCTTCCCATgaaataataattggtgtccttcaagacaattagaagtttattttacaaaattgagatgtcgtatacctccgctaaatttttacttgcacaggtctggtctcgctatgtcccctctattttctttttgcagtgcacctgaaactatcgaacattattttctctcctgccaCCGCTTTATAtgacaaagaaaattattagtacactcattcaACAAACtagggctatcgctaacctcaccaaccattctatcttttggtgcgacctcactgggatccagccacagggatgcttttcttgcaatttacaattttattagagatacaaaaagagtaccttgctgactttctaaaattattaatattttctattatttcatttatttacgtcaACTTaatttatcaaaattcttaacaatattttcatcacacgtctaaattacagttctagtcccacgctccacaatttaaatGTAGTTTgactttacttctaagcatacgaaaaccacctgcttcttggtcaatcccccatagtgggtatgcgccactgtctgggacacaagacaagacaaaacCACGGTGTCAAAAGTAGAACACGTCGTCTTAGAAATCATACCGACACACAAGAACGACGGCAGCCTCTTTGTTTTAAACATCTAGCTATCCAAGACACAGGAGTTGCTTCGGGCCCCTGTTCCGCAAAACcctaaagagagagagggagagagagagagagagagagagagagagagagagagagagagagagagagagagagagagagagagagagagagagagagagagagagagagagagagagagagagagagagagagagagcaaaaacaGGGAGGTCAAACAGACGAGCACCTGGTTTAGTATACCCTACACTGGGAGCGGGGGAAATAGGAATAGAAAGCAAAAAAGGGATAGAGTAAGCACTGTGTGCGTGTGGGAAGATGCGCATGGATGccataaacggtctcttaagttggtgcacttcaagtagtctactagtgcacgaatcacttttcgtgccagtgactgttgtggccacggtccgagcatCTTTGACTCGGAGAGCGGTCTTGAGTCCACTCGGTTTGAAGttgtccgcagagagaggcgcTGTACGTCGTAGccagggcaggtacacaataggtgctcgatggtttcctcgcacctacagaaGTCGCACACAGGGCTCTGGGCCATTCCCACACGATAGGAGTAGGCGTTCATGAATGCCagtcccagccacaagcggcacaccaaggttgtttcgccgccgGAAacgctagatggcagttgtagccgtagcatcgggTCCGGTTTATGCAATCAGCAATtaaaggcacttgaactccagaagtCTTGCTACTGTTTGCGTGTAAGTAGGCGAACTTCTCTGGCAgcatccgacctcgccaaaggtattggacgcgtctaggtgtcttcgtgggcagaccgggcagccttgtaaGCAAAGTTGTTGCCCTAGACATAGACATACCGTTGACATAGACAACCCTAGACGTAGCCAAGCGAAACACGGTGGTGGTAGTTAGGGAATTCAACGCGCCGCACCCCGCGTGGGGCTATCGCAGAGGAACTGTCAAAGGGCGTAATCTCTGCATAGACGCGCTACAGGAGGAGCTCACTCATTACGGGTCCTCAACAACCTACGTGCACGGCCACAGCATGAGCGTGGGCACCATACCCGACCTCACTTTTGATAGACGTGGACGAAGAACTCCTCGCGAGCGGAACCGTGAAAACGGACAACCCCGAAGTTGCAAATGAATCAGCCATAGCATTAGAGGTAGCCTCCACCAAAGCTAGAATTATCATAAGCTACTCGAAGATCGCAGTTAATAATTTCACGAAAGGACGCATCTCGCCAGAGGCGCTTGAAATTCTAAATAATAACAGTGACCATCATAGCGGGACGATCCAAATTATTTGGGCGCCCGCCCACTCCTCTCTCCCCAGCAACGAGGCCACTGACAACATAGCTCGAGGACTTACTCGCCGAACAAGTGAGCCGGTCTAGCCGTGAACGAAAGGAGACAGCATGGTCAtgcagctacaaagaaatcaccgaTTACTATCGGCTGGGAAGGGTCCGGTACCCGCAAGCTCATCCCGAACCAAGAAGCAAGCGGTGGCCCTAGCGCCTCCTGCAAACAGACAGGTATCCTAAATCCAGTGGTCTGCAGTAAGTTCTCTCCTGAGCAATAAAATGATCAATGTAAATTATGTAGGGGCAGAGCGGACCTGCCATATACTCCGTGGGCATGCTCGAATGCTGCTCCTTACGAGGGCTGTAAAATTCCAAATCGGCAGTAGTGAGATAccctgctgctcagctcagatAAGCGAGATCAGGTCGTCTGCTAGGCGGAGGGAGGCCGCGTCCAGTCCCGTGATAGCTGGCATCAATAAAAGTTgactctctctatctctctttttgAAAGCAAGTGCTGCTACTTTGCTTCCACATCCTAGAAAGGCTGAACGTCTATGTTGTTACTTTTGTTCACGTGCACGTTGTTCTAGCCTAGATCCCGCTAGATCCGTCGTAGGCTGTTGTCTTTACTATCGTTAAATAGCATgagggcagtggcgtagcaacggggtgGGGGGCGACTGAaaacctatgggccccgggtgccagacgacctagctacgccactgcatgaaCAAATGGTGAACTAAACATTGAGAATTAGAAATATGGCTGTCCACATCGTACGTTACTCCGTCTGTGACCTACCAGAAAGCGCTACGCCTTCGATGTTGTCCGAAATTACGCCGCACCTCCTAACGGTCTGCTAATCAGCCTGGTGTTAACAGCGAAAAACGTAGATGGGACACGAGATGAGAGGacgacaacacaagcgctgactttcaacaacgtttatttgcaAGAAACACTGCTTCTTATACCTTTTCCCACCCGTGTCACAGGCACATcattgcacatcatgtgaaacgcGCACTTTATTTGCACTCAAGATAATGATtgtacgtgcaaaagctcaagttatttttttttatattaacaAGGGCGGCGTGTTTAGCATGATTTGCAATGACGTGTCTGTGGCACGTGTGGGCAAaggtataagaagccgtgtttgtttcaaataaacgttgtttcaaataaacgttgttgaaagtgaGCGCTTGCGGTGTCGtgttctcgtctcgtgtcccgtctacgttttgcattgttaacaccaggatggaaaaccgacaagcccaagctgctattctagctgGTAATCAGGTAGGTCAGGAAATGAGAGCTTCTATATTATTTTCGTTTCTATGGAAGTGTTTGAGATGTAAGTGATAGCTGGTGTTGATTTTGTTGCGTTTGTTATTGATAAGAACGCGAAAATATGAGACGATGAAAAACAAAACTACGGCCGGAACAATGCtatgtttttgtttattattcataTGTTCAAACAATGCGCTATGTTCCTTTAGCATTTGTCTGCCGACGTCCAAGTTTTTCACGCTCTTTCTATTAATAAACCAGTACCAACTTGTTCAATTTATTGTGCTACTTGTCGTGCAACAAGTAAGAAATCACCGTACCGACTCTACTAACAAAATAAGGAGGCTGCATCAGTTCCCGTGATGTTTATTAACAACAAATAAAACACCATTTCTACAAACAGAAAACACATGGCACAGCACATTTCGATAGATGCTGACTGACTGAATCGGTTTGGATTAAGTTAAACCATGTTTCATTCCTTTGACAGTAGATGTCGCTTAATTTGGGCAttgtgtaaacaagaaaaaaaattagaggacgcttaagctttgcctttcagagtggaacgcgataacattctaacatccctgactgcttctcacgcttcctggcaacttcagcttgtgtaaccgtaatatctaccgggaaacgctggcggggtacgctatgcacgaaggcgagctggAGCGCTtcggtagaaatgcggcctcttgcgtgggccacggatgagtggaggcgagcgccatctgggtaCTGTTGCGGCAAGGAACCGAGCACAGgacgccgctctatgaatggtataAATGCTGAAACAGGAGTTGATGTTTgagcttccgcgtaacagaattttttttttgtgtacgtattcaaattacagtccgacgatatcatgtctgtaggttgtgtttaggttgtacgttacgatttttctgGTGCATGTTACTTTGAGTTCAGTACCACCTCCGCGCCCCGCGGAGGGCCTGCGGGGTTGAGGTTCGTAATGATTTTTCGCTAAACAATGTCTGACGcaagacgccgacaccggattttatgCGACCCGAGGCCCtaaacgctttcgcgttaaaacctttttttttagtgcgaaattcgtaggaaggaaggaaaaaaataatttggagGAGGCCTAAGCTTCGGCTTTAAGAGCGAAACGCGATAGCTTTCAAATATCCCTCACTGCTTTTCAAGCTTCctggcaactacagcttatgtaaccgtggcgtttaccgggaaacgctggcggcggacGCTTTGCAAGAAGGTGAGccttgtggtagaaacgcggcctcttgcctgGATCGATCTCCTGTTCGTGTTTCGCACTTTggatatttcagtctgagaagatctaCAATAAGAGATATGCGCTGTGTGTGTTTCCttttccattacatttgtttgtgggctggcattctcaaaattccgGAAAATAACTATGTAAATAAtgagacaaggtatgagcaactttgtcGATAAAAGAGTGACTGGGTAAGCGCGGTTTCGAATTTGGTTTGAAACGATTTTTACCGATGAGCCGCTTGACACTGGAACGGGGGACGCCGACACCTGATTTTCTCGaggcccttaagaggaagctttagctcgggttcacctatctaaatacacgaaaaaggagaattagtttttctcggtaaccattgcaccaaatttgacgagatttgttgaatttaaaagaaagacttgaaatatagtgactgttggctaggaattttttatttaggtcgtcaatgttttattaaaaatatgcgaaaatcgtaaatcttcagaaaacgacactatcaagtttacagctctgtaactcatcaatgataaataatatcacaattctgtgaattgcaactaatagtacatctaaggcggacaaaatcgatatgtcacacatgaatatagagaaataaataatatgtaaataaagcttttgcagaacccttgtacacaacgtaaggaATACACATATTATGTAGATTGACACATCGaagttgtccgctttgaattatgaATACtgtttgcagaaccgcgatagctgttcttgatgcagagctattattttgtaaacttcgtgtttctattttgtGCGAACTTGTGAGTTTTTGAAGATTATTCTAACAAAAATTTAGGGCTACATCAAAATTTCGCTTCAACcctcactagaatttaagttcctctttcaaatgcaacacatttcattaaaatcggtccaggggttatctcagaaaagcgtttctgcgttttacatgtatttgaataggccgcgtcggagttgggcccgagctaatgcTGCctcttaacgctttcgcgttaaaaggcGACAAGACAGAGCGCACATTAAAATCAAGTTTATTACTCAGATGTCGGGAATTGCCTAGATGGCTGTAAGAAGAAACAATCAAGGAAGTATGCAGAAGGGATTTGTCTACCACATTTTATTGTCGTGTGGCCGCTGCTACATCGGCCAGTCATGGTGACGCATTAACGACCGCCTAAAAGAGCACGCCAATCTGGTGCGCAGGTCTGTAGGCAGCCACCTGGCAGGTCACTGTCGAAGTACAAGCACACCTAGAGCTTTAACGATTGCCAAGTTGTGGCCAAATACAGTGACAAAGCGCATGTGAACTTGATAAGGCCTATCTTACTCGCGATGAAGGTGAAAATGAATGCGTGAGTTCGCCTTCCATTAACCTGTTAGATAATGAGTATCCCAAGCGATGATGCCTGTTCTTGCACATGCCCCTGCATAATTATTTCACCCCTATTATCCCCCCATGCCCCCCGATTCCGCTTGTACATATGTACCCGCCACCTGAGTAATAAACTTTGCTGTTAGTGTGCGCTCCGTCCTACCGCCTCTTTCCTTTCTTCCAACAAATAGCGCcctgaaaaaggtttttttttttcgttgtttaagCGATgtttcaccaaccagcccaagcagcCACCATTTTGCATTTGGGTAGTAGCAGAGGAACCGAGCTGAACCGTACGTTTGCACTCTTGATATTCTTCATATACAGGATTACGACCGTGCCTGTCTCTTCTTCATGCTGAAGATTAAACAGACGTTATCGGAAGTTCAATACTGACAAGCGACGAGAGAGAAAACCAGCCGAGATAGAGAACAAAACAGGCACGTGAATTTTACCTGAGCACTCGCTCAATGTGGCACGACCAAGAGGCGAAACCTCCAGTGACCTCGAGCGTTGTGCCGGTAACAAAGGAACTAGCAGTCGATGAACAGAGGAATTTGACGGCTTGTGCTATCTCCCACAGTTGAGCGATCCACTTGAGGGGTATCCTATCAACGGCCATGGCCAAGAGGCTTTCGCCAGCGCTGGCTGACATAGGCGCGTCTGTCGTGCCGAGCAGCACGGCGTTGCAGCGAGTAACGTGAGCCGCTAATTCTTGCCCAGCGGACTTTGTGATAGCCACGACCCCGGCCTTGGAAGCGGCATACGCAGAGTTGTGGTACCAGCCGCAGTTGGCCATGATGCTGGCTACATTCACGATGGCCCCTCCGCCGTCGGGTGTGGTATATATGCCTGAGCGCAGCATATCGCGGCTGGCTCCCCGATTCACCAGAAAGGTGCCCTAGGAAGGGGAGAAACACGATGTCTTTGTGCCGTTACGGTTCCTTTTTGGCTCTTGATTTTCGTGATTTTCATAACTTCGATGGCGCCACATAAAGTAGTGAGATGCTGACTACACCGGGAGCCAAACTAAGTGTTCTCATAAAACTATTCGTTGCTGTGAGGAAGAACAAGAAAACATTAACGCGCATCACGGTTTCCCTGTCATCTCATTTTCTCAAGCTCCAGTCTGTTATGCGCAAAAATACGGGCTTATCTAAATAAAACAACAACTCTACTACCAGCTGCCGTTGAGCAAGTACAAGCAATTCAGTGCTAAGAGAAAGGCGGTGGAAACATTATACAGGTTCTCGTCTGGGGGCGTTTTTCTGTTAGCAGTAACAGAAAACACTAGCTCTTAAGTTGACAACAGTGGAGGGGGCTGCTCATTTCCAACCAATAGTATGGGCTTAGCATAAAAATGTCGTCAGGATTTGGACATTTGTTTGAgccgtctttttttcttatcaGTGAGCGGTTGGAAAGGGATCACACTATTGCGATAGCGACCTTATTTTTTACCTAGATGTCTCCTGTACTTTCGTTCAAAGTCTGTACATACCTTTTATCATCCCAGACAGACATCTGAATCATTGAGGAAAGTATCAAAAGAGAGGGTGACCTAAGTATGAGTTCTCAGATTAGTACGGTTTATGTCAACCTTTGCCGGCGCTTCAGACAAGCGAAATGATTTATTTCATTCGATTTTACCGTAAAAATGTGCGTACCAGTTGTTCTAGAATCGGATGGGGTTCGATGACATCAAGTGTGCCAATAATAAAGCAAAGGAAGCACCGGAGGAAAGACACcaaaggaaagtaaaaaaataacaaaTCGAACAACTACTGGGGCGTGAAGTGCATTGCCATAATCTCACCCCTTTTGGGTATTTCTTCGTGTTTCGTTCActtatttttgttctcgttttctgaatttttttcttgcttttccgtTAAGCCATGTCTAAAACCGCCCAAGCAGAAAACCTCCTctcttgcctttctttcttttggaaaATCCTGGAAATTCATCTTTTTGTGAAAACCTGTAACGTTAATTGCATCACTACTAGTGAGTGTAATATAGTGAGTGTAATATTTGAGATAACATTGATATAACTAGGAGATGTCCTGAAAACGTTATCACGCTTACAGCGTATGTTTCCGTGCGTCACTACGAAATTAAAATGGCATACGCATATTTTCTCAATATGATTGGCTTTCTTTATTCAAATGCTTTCTAGAGAGATAATTTTTTGAGGTGAGTGTTCAGCAATGCAACCTTTAATATCCTGCAAGTTGGTTATGTATGTAGCCTTACATTTAAACAAAAGGACAAAATAAGTCCAGCACAAGGCACTCGATCAGCTTCAAATTCAGATACGGGGATTTTAGCTATACTGACGCTTCACCTTGACTCATATTCATTGCAACTGGAAGTCACTAAAACAACTGTAGTACCTCAGGATTAACAGTAGCTTTCTTCAGCTGTGACTGTTCTGTGACGCTTTGTGTGGTCCACATGCTTTTGAACGACATTGCGCACGCCTAGCACCGATGATGCAGCGAAAATGCAAACATTTGTTTCTATCGACAACTGCGTTTCACCGCAGTTTGTGGCATACTGGAGCCGGTGCATGAAGAGGAGAAGGTGATGCCTTCAGCTCATTTAACTAATCACATATCACAATGAAGCAGCCTAGTATTTCCCTACAAGTGCACATTTCGCTATCTAACCCTAAGGTTCACCCTGATGAGTTCGTCGAACAGTTCGTCGCCGCAGTCGGGGAGAGGCGTCGATAAGCAGATGCCGACGCAGTTGACGACTATACTCGGCGGTTGCGAGAACTTGCTCCTGATGTCCGCGAACAGGTGCTCCACCGAGGACGAGTTGCCGACGTCTGCGTACATTGCGTGATGCTCGGCCTCGCCTGTGGAACGCAGCTGAGGTTAGGCATATGTGGAAGAAAACTGATCGCAAGCTGCAGAGCGAGAATAAGTGAAAATTCGCGCGTTCCTTTGGTTCCATAAATGGTGCGCTGAGAAAAATCAGCGAGGCGTGATGCGTGGAGTATAAAGCATTGTGAAAACAGAAATGACCACTGCCAACCGTTGTGTCACCCGTCTCTACCCTCTCCTCTCTCCTCCACCACCAACATTAAGTTTCGTGTTGATACCCCATCCCCCTCTCCCATATTTTCTAGGGCGAATCCATCCCCTCACACCTCAAGGTTGGCCACTTTAGGCACCCCGTGCGACCATATTTATCCGAAGGCCACTCCAATGCCACAATTGCATGAGGCTGGGGCACGAGAGCGCTGTGTGCGAGAACGCGAGAGTTTACTCGCGCTGcgcagagccccacgctgcagactccTGTGTAGCCACAGTTATCAAATGTCCCAATTGCACTGAGTCCCATGATGCTACCTCAAAgaactgccccaaaatgaagaagcaAAGGGAGGTCTTGAAGAAGACGGAACCTACTATTTTCGTCGTGTAAAACTAAAAATAATTAAACGCCTAACGACTTTGCGACCCACAAATAATACGAGAAGCGAATTTAACGTGCGTCATCAGACCTACTCTACCTTGGCCGTGAAAGCACTCTGATGAGGCCGCATATTCTCATTGCTAATTTAGGGGCAGTGGGTGCCAACGTATAATACCAGGACAGGGGTTTTAGCTTTCTTACAGGAGTCATGCTCGTAGTTCTCGCACTAAAGCAGAACACTGGAAATTGTCCATGAATTAAGGATGACTGCAACAGCTAGCTTACGCTTACTTATCTAAATCCCCACCCGAATTTTCTCATATTTACTGTGGCCAAGAAATCCGCAGGAGTTCTCTTCTTTAGCGCTTTGTTCGGGAATCTTTTCGTTCGTAACAACTATTTGTCATTCGCGCCGCCTTACCTAGTACTGCTACCGTGAATGGCTGGTCGGCGTTCTCTGAAGCCGTTCGAGAGTGCGAATTCCTTTCTAAACATGTACCTGCTTTCTTTACGTGGACAGCATCGCTTTCTTattcaaaacaaaagaaaacaaaacaaaactcaATGTGGCATCCTTAGGAGACCCGAAGCATCGGTGCTTGTCTTCTATCTTCAGGCAATCGTCGCGGCCTTCTTTACATTCGACTGTTTCACCGCGAAGTCACAAGATTTCAGGAAATGCCTTCATGTTGTCCAGCAGCATAAGCATGAGGCGGGCTGGAACTATTAGCTATAGAAATTAACTCCGACTCACCTTGCAAAGACTCGGCCACTCTGCTAGCGCCCTCCAACTGCCTGTCGACAATCACCACAGTGGCACCTTCGGCAGCCAGAGCACGGCAGACCGCTTCGCCAATGCCGCTAGCACCCCCGTCACCAAAGCCAGGCGTCCATTGAAAGACGTGACTTCTGAAGTCATAGTGGCCTAACTGGGTTGGGCAAAGAATGACGAGTTTACGGCGCCGAGTTCTCGTCTCCCAGAGCCAGTCAGAGGAATTACTGAGATTTTAACGGAAACAGGCAAGCATTATATCTGTGGTGGCAAATTCGGTAACAGCTGCCAATAACGGGACAGAAGTGGCTTTCTGGTGGCTTTAATGGAACGATAAATAATAGGCGGAAGGACACTGCACGTGTGCGATTGCGTTCCGTCGCAGTGACACATGCAC
Coding sequences within it:
- the LOC126532168 gene encoding (3R)-3-hydroxyacyl-CoA dehydrogenase-like → MNICDLLGNDVNFPDQPVSRGYGLSCSWGLCIDRGREVQGGVFPAHCGYREEAPRGTPPRPRTLGHYDFRSHVFQWTPGFGDGGASGIGEAVCRALAAEGATVVIVDRQLEGASRVAESLQGEAEHHAMYADVGNSSSVEHLFADIRSKFSQPPSIVVNCVGICLSTPLPDCGDELFDELIRVNLRGTFLVNRGASRDMLRSGIYTTPDGGGAIVNVASIMANCGWYHNSAYAASKAGVVAITKSAGQELAAHVTRCNAVLLGTTDAPMSASAGESLLAMAVDRIPLKWIAQLWEIAQAVKFLCSSTASSFVTGTTLEVTGGFASWSCHIERVLR